In Propionicimonas paludicola, a single window of DNA contains:
- a CDS encoding M50 family metallopeptidase → MDLVIEFWRRLTQLGPRLPLEWALGCGLVALALVLVAWPAVRLLATISHEAGHALVARLCGRRLSGIRVHSDTSGLTVTRGRPGGPGMVATLLAGYAAPGLVGLGLAWLVSIGHAAAALWLTVLGLAAVLVWTRNLYGLFVVALLGAGIAAASWYAQPLLLGVLASLLAWLLLWSGPRPVIELIGHRGAGSDAAQLAAITRVPGLVWCLGWLGVTVAALLGGAVLLLPDLAGLLR, encoded by the coding sequence GTGGATCTGGTCATCGAGTTCTGGCGTCGGCTGACCCAGCTCGGACCGCGCCTCCCGCTGGAGTGGGCGCTCGGCTGTGGGCTGGTGGCGCTTGCCCTGGTCCTGGTCGCCTGGCCGGCCGTCCGTCTGCTGGCCACCATCAGTCACGAGGCGGGCCACGCGTTGGTTGCGCGGCTCTGCGGACGCCGGCTGTCCGGCATCCGGGTGCACTCCGATACCTCCGGGCTTACGGTGACGCGCGGACGTCCGGGCGGCCCGGGAATGGTGGCCACCCTGTTGGCCGGTTACGCCGCACCCGGGCTGGTCGGCCTGGGCCTGGCCTGGCTGGTCAGCATCGGGCATGCCGCCGCGGCGCTGTGGCTGACCGTGCTCGGACTGGCCGCAGTCCTGGTCTGGACCCGCAACCTGTACGGCTTGTTCGTGGTGGCCCTGCTCGGTGCCGGGATCGCGGCGGCCTCCTGGTATGCCCAGCCGCTGCTGCTCGGGGTGCTCGCCAGCCTGCTGGCCTGGCTGCTGTTGTGGTCCGGGCCGCGTCCGGTGATCGAACTGATCGGCCACCGCGGCGCCGGCTCGGACGCCGCGCAGCTGGCTGCGATCACCAGGGTGCCCGGCTTGGTCTGGTGCCTGGGCTGGCTGGGCGTCACGGTGGCCGCGCTGCTCGGCGGTGCGGTCCTACTACTCCCTGATCTGGCCGGACTGCTGCGCTGA
- a CDS encoding MFS transporter produces MLRPAATTTPQRARLLLIAAFAITGIVAFSWMARIPSVMSALGLTAPQFGAVLLVGSVGSVVTVVASGGLLNRFGTVRLFAFGTVINALGIALMGVGPALASVWVFTAGIIISGIGGALLNVSVNLESTRIEQALGRTVIPHFHAGFSIGAVLGSLIGAGASSLSIPVGTQFIAIAVLSGGLRLAALRTGLVLPGRSLAAHTDGRWHVKLRAELSAWTERRTMQIALVAFVAAFSEGVANNWLTVSFVQDFAEPEAIAGLALGVFIGAMTLLRVFGSRLIDWLGRARTLQLSLIASVVGLALFGLASSAGLAVVGTALWGLGAALCFPIAVAAASDEPSLAAGRVSVVASMGSIAALVAAPMVGFIAAALGAQHSMLVVLIGLLLALMVSPRVDPPTVGLPLDQPLSRS; encoded by the coding sequence GTGCTTCGGCCAGCCGCCACCACGACGCCACAGCGCGCCCGGCTGCTGCTGATCGCCGCCTTCGCCATCACCGGGATCGTGGCGTTCTCGTGGATGGCCCGGATCCCCTCGGTGATGAGTGCCCTGGGTCTGACCGCACCGCAGTTCGGCGCCGTGCTGCTGGTCGGCTCGGTCGGCTCGGTGGTCACCGTGGTCGCCTCCGGCGGCCTGCTGAACCGCTTCGGGACCGTCCGACTGTTCGCCTTCGGCACCGTGATCAATGCCCTCGGCATCGCCCTGATGGGCGTTGGCCCGGCGCTGGCCTCGGTCTGGGTGTTCACGGCCGGAATCATCATCAGCGGCATCGGCGGTGCCCTGCTGAACGTGTCGGTGAACCTGGAGTCGACCCGGATCGAGCAGGCTCTGGGTCGGACGGTGATTCCGCACTTCCATGCCGGTTTTTCGATCGGCGCCGTGCTGGGCTCGCTGATCGGGGCCGGAGCCTCGTCGCTGAGCATTCCGGTCGGCACCCAGTTCATCGCCATCGCCGTGCTCTCCGGCGGCTTGCGACTGGCCGCCCTGCGCACAGGCTTGGTCCTGCCCGGACGGAGCCTGGCCGCCCACACCGACGGCCGCTGGCACGTCAAACTGCGCGCCGAGCTCTCGGCGTGGACCGAGAGGCGGACGATGCAGATCGCCCTGGTCGCCTTCGTGGCCGCCTTCAGCGAAGGCGTCGCCAACAACTGGCTGACCGTCTCGTTCGTGCAGGACTTCGCCGAACCGGAGGCCATCGCCGGCCTGGCCCTGGGCGTGTTCATCGGCGCCATGACCCTGCTGCGGGTCTTCGGCTCGCGGCTGATCGACTGGCTCGGACGCGCCCGCACCCTCCAGCTCTCGCTGATCGCCTCGGTGGTCGGACTGGCCCTGTTCGGCCTGGCCAGTTCGGCCGGGCTGGCCGTGGTCGGCACCGCCCTGTGGGGCCTGGGGGCCGCGCTCTGCTTCCCGATCGCCGTGGCGGCCGCGTCCGACGAGCCCAGCCTCGCTGCCGGCCGCGTCTCGGTGGTCGCCTCCATGGGTTCGATCGCCGCGCTGGTGGCCGCTCCGATGGTCGGCTTCATCGCCGCAGCCCTGGGTGCCCAGCACTCGATGCTGGTGGTGCTGATCGGCCTCCTGCTCGCCCTGATGGTCAGCCCCCGGGTCGACCCTCCGACCGTCGGTTTACCCCTCGATCAGCCTCTTTCGCGTTCGTAA
- a CDS encoding ABC transporter permease encodes MRASLDRIAAIVIKEFRHLGRDPRALLAVVITPVIQLLLFAYAISFDVDHVPTIVVDLDRTTQSRDYLRLYEGSTFFTVVSEADTMDAVDQAFDLNQAHLAIVIEAGFGRQLASGGTGQVAVLVDGSEPTSARISQAYTVAANQLYNQQLTRQWAQAQGLDLSSLGGLEPRVRTWYNPERRSSDFLIPGLMVVIIAIVTVQQTAVTLVRERDLGTEEQLDVSPLRKVELMVAKLLPWTAIAFLDVAVIICLGQWLFDVPLRGDIGALAVGSALFVFAALGLGLLVSAIAPTTDTANILALLIAFLPSFLLSGLAFALDQIPVVLQWLSYAFPARYMVTISRVVFLKGGGFAEVWPELLALAGYATVMILVSSALHGRRARR; translated from the coding sequence ATGAGAGCGTCCCTGGACCGGATCGCGGCCATCGTGATCAAGGAGTTTCGGCATCTCGGCCGGGATCCGCGAGCACTGCTGGCCGTGGTGATCACTCCGGTGATCCAGTTGCTGCTGTTCGCCTACGCCATCAGCTTCGATGTCGATCACGTCCCGACCATTGTGGTCGACCTGGATCGCACCACCCAGTCTCGTGACTATCTGCGCTTGTACGAAGGCTCCACCTTCTTCACTGTGGTGTCCGAAGCCGACACCATGGACGCCGTGGATCAGGCCTTCGACCTGAACCAGGCCCACCTGGCGATCGTGATCGAGGCCGGCTTCGGCCGGCAACTTGCCAGCGGCGGCACCGGCCAGGTGGCGGTCCTGGTGGACGGCAGTGAGCCAACCTCGGCGCGGATCTCGCAGGCCTACACGGTCGCGGCCAACCAGCTCTACAACCAGCAGCTGACCCGCCAGTGGGCACAAGCACAGGGGCTGGATCTGTCCAGCCTGGGCGGCCTCGAGCCGCGAGTGCGCACCTGGTACAACCCGGAACGGCGATCCTCGGACTTCCTGATCCCGGGCCTGATGGTGGTGATCATCGCGATCGTCACCGTCCAGCAGACCGCGGTCACCCTGGTCCGCGAGCGGGACTTGGGCACCGAGGAGCAGCTCGACGTCAGCCCGCTGCGCAAAGTCGAGCTGATGGTCGCCAAGCTGCTGCCCTGGACGGCGATCGCCTTCCTGGACGTGGCGGTGATCATCTGCCTGGGGCAATGGCTCTTCGACGTCCCGTTGCGCGGCGATATCGGGGCTCTGGCGGTCGGCTCAGCGCTATTCGTCTTCGCCGCCCTCGGCCTCGGCCTACTGGTCTCGGCGATCGCCCCGACCACCGACACCGCCAACATCCTGGCCCTGTTGATCGCCTTCCTGCCGTCCTTCCTGCTGTCCGGGCTGGCCTTCGCCCTGGATCAGATCCCGGTTGTCCTGCAGTGGCTGAGCTACGCCTTCCCGGCTCGCTACATGGTCACCATCTCCCGAGTGGTCTTCCTCAAGGGTGGCGGCTTCGCCGAGGTCTGGCCCGAGCTGTTGGCCCTGGCCGGCTACGCCACCGTGATGATCCTGGTCTCCAGCGCCCTGCACGGACGGAGGGCCCGGCGATGA
- a CDS encoding type 1 glutamine amidotransferase: protein MATPVRATIIQPDPHVPLDRFGHWLGINRIMVRGVPLWKVDVPSLAEIGDGVLLLGGTMSAHDGATFSWIDPLKKLLVQLVEADVPVLGICLGHQLLAEAFGGQVTVSDPAGGEHGAYEVSWHPGAAEDPVLGRLADHGSSLLLESHDDAVTVLPPGSTTLASSELYPNQAFRVGSALGVQFHPEASPELMGRWTELDGGDGREMRRSLHRMDTDLSRNGRLLAQAFAGQLRSRALAA, encoded by the coding sequence ATGGCAACTCCGGTCCGCGCCACCATCATCCAGCCCGACCCGCACGTCCCTCTGGATCGATTCGGCCATTGGCTGGGAATCAACCGGATCATGGTCCGCGGCGTCCCGCTGTGGAAGGTGGACGTACCGAGCCTGGCCGAGATCGGCGACGGCGTGCTGCTGCTCGGCGGCACGATGAGCGCCCATGACGGCGCCACGTTCTCCTGGATCGATCCGCTGAAGAAGCTGCTGGTCCAACTGGTCGAAGCCGACGTGCCGGTGCTGGGCATCTGCCTGGGCCACCAGCTGCTGGCCGAGGCCTTCGGCGGCCAGGTGACAGTGTCCGATCCGGCCGGTGGCGAACACGGCGCCTACGAGGTCTCCTGGCACCCCGGCGCAGCCGAGGACCCCGTACTGGGGAGGCTGGCCGACCACGGCAGTTCCCTGCTACTGGAGTCGCACGACGACGCCGTGACCGTCCTGCCGCCGGGATCGACCACCCTGGCCAGCAGTGAGTTGTACCCGAACCAGGCGTTCCGGGTCGGTTCGGCACTGGGCGTCCAGTTCCATCCGGAGGCATCGCCGGAGCTGATGGGTCGCTGGACCGAGCTCGACGGCGGCGACGGACGCGAGATGCGCCGCTCACTGCACCGAATGGACACCGACCTGTCCCGCAACGGGCGCCTGCTCGCTCAGGCGTTCGCCGGGCAACTGCGGTCACGGGCCCTGGCCGCCTGA
- a CDS encoding PLDc N-terminal domain-containing protein, with protein MLRVLPVIAALLLLVFSLVDCAQSPDARVRNLPKWVWLLLILLVPLAGPIAWLFGGRPIVGTPPKAPTAAPRPPRAPDDDPDFLAKLKPQADHERLLNQWEADLRRREAELRETEDQPPDQTPEA; from the coding sequence ATGCTTCGCGTGCTACCGGTGATTGCCGCGCTACTACTGCTGGTGTTCAGCTTGGTGGACTGCGCCCAATCGCCCGATGCCCGGGTCCGCAACCTGCCCAAGTGGGTCTGGCTGCTGCTGATCCTGCTGGTGCCCTTGGCCGGGCCGATCGCCTGGCTGTTCGGCGGACGTCCGATCGTCGGCACGCCACCGAAGGCTCCCACCGCCGCACCACGTCCGCCGCGGGCCCCCGACGACGATCCCGACTTCCTGGCCAAGCTCAAGCCGCAGGCCGACCATGAGCGGCTGCTCAACCAGTGGGAGGCCGACCTGCGCCGGCGTGAAGCCGAACTGCGGGAGACCGAGGACCAGCCGCCGGATCAGACCCCGGAGGCCTGA
- a CDS encoding malonic semialdehyde reductase: MMIDTGNQPTAEGIFTDRHTAYSFTAEPVTDAELAHLYELAKFAPTAMNSQPLRITFVRTEAGKQRLLPLLAEGNRAKAESAPVIAILAADTDFHEHLPVLLPQNPSAKDGLAANDERRAQMALNNAWLQSGAFILAVRAVGLDAGPMGGIDAAGIDQEFFAGTSLKTILVVNIGHVADGGSFPRNPRLSFGDAVSLA, encoded by the coding sequence ATGATGATCGACACCGGCAATCAGCCCACCGCCGAGGGCATTTTCACCGACCGCCACACCGCCTACAGCTTCACCGCTGAACCGGTCACCGACGCCGAGTTGGCTCATCTGTACGAGCTGGCCAAGTTCGCGCCCACCGCCATGAACAGCCAGCCGTTGCGGATCACTTTCGTCCGCACCGAGGCCGGCAAACAGCGTCTGCTCCCGCTCCTGGCTGAGGGTAACCGGGCCAAGGCCGAGTCGGCCCCGGTGATCGCGATTCTGGCTGCCGACACCGACTTCCACGAGCACCTGCCCGTGCTGCTGCCGCAGAACCCGAGCGCCAAGGACGGCCTGGCGGCCAACGACGAGCGCCGCGCACAGATGGCGCTGAACAACGCCTGGCTGCAGTCGGGCGCCTTCATCCTGGCGGTCCGCGCGGTCGGCCTGGACGCCGGCCCGATGGGTGGCATCGATGCGGCCGGGATCGATCAGGAGTTCTTCGCCGGAACCTCGCTGAAGACCATCCTGGTGGTCAACATCGGCCACGTGGCCGACGGCGGCAGCTTCCCGCGCAACCCGCGGCTGAGCTTCGGTGATGCGGTGTCGCTGGCCTGA
- a CDS encoding ABC transporter permease produces the protein MSGKRIRLLIWKEFLQLRRDPMLIRLLMLMPVLQLILFGYVVAVDIRNLSTAVVDLDHSATSQKLEAAFTGSGYFRIVSHPASENELRPLLDRGTVTVAIVIPEGTEDRLITGQTAPVGIVVDGSDSQISAVGSGYASQIIAGFNAELRDAAGVSLSPPGVDARIRVMFNPTMDPVNTMIPGLIAVIMMISLMAILSQAVVKERESGTLEQMFVTPIKAEEYLIGKVTPYAVLATAQMLVVAVVGMLWFRVPFSGNVWVVLTGLALFMLTNIGMGLFVSLVSRTRQQAQQAMAFLMIPTMILSGFIFPIESMPDLIQPFTKLIPMTWALIVLRNSFVKGSDFAALTVPLVVLAGFAVVIFTAAVVATRRRISD, from the coding sequence ATGAGCGGCAAGCGCATTCGACTGTTGATCTGGAAGGAGTTCCTCCAGCTGCGCCGCGACCCGATGCTGATCCGGCTGCTGATGCTGATGCCGGTGCTCCAGCTGATCCTGTTCGGCTATGTGGTGGCCGTCGACATCCGCAACCTGTCGACCGCCGTGGTGGATCTGGACCACAGCGCCACCTCCCAGAAGTTGGAGGCGGCCTTCACCGGCTCGGGCTACTTCCGGATCGTCTCCCACCCGGCCAGCGAGAACGAACTGCGTCCGCTGCTGGATCGCGGCACGGTGACGGTGGCCATCGTGATCCCGGAGGGCACCGAGGACCGACTGATCACCGGCCAGACGGCGCCGGTCGGCATCGTGGTGGACGGCTCGGACTCGCAGATCTCCGCGGTCGGCTCGGGCTATGCGTCCCAGATCATCGCCGGCTTCAACGCCGAACTGCGGGACGCGGCCGGGGTCAGCCTCAGCCCACCGGGCGTGGACGCCCGGATCCGGGTGATGTTCAACCCGACCATGGATCCGGTGAACACCATGATCCCCGGGCTGATTGCCGTGATCATGATGATCTCGCTGATGGCCATCCTGTCCCAGGCCGTGGTGAAGGAGCGCGAGTCGGGCACCTTGGAGCAGATGTTCGTCACCCCGATCAAGGCCGAGGAGTACCTGATCGGCAAGGTCACCCCCTATGCCGTGCTGGCCACCGCCCAGATGCTGGTGGTCGCCGTGGTGGGGATGCTCTGGTTCCGAGTGCCGTTCAGCGGCAATGTCTGGGTCGTGCTCACCGGCCTGGCCCTGTTCATGCTGACCAACATCGGGATGGGCCTGTTCGTCTCGCTGGTCTCCCGGACCCGGCAGCAGGCCCAGCAGGCCATGGCCTTCTTGATGATCCCCACCATGATCCTGTCCGGCTTCATCTTCCCGATCGAGTCGATGCCGGACCTGATCCAGCCGTTCACCAAGCTGATCCCGATGACCTGGGCGCTGATCGTGCTGCGCAACTCCTTCGTCAAGGGCAGCGACTTCGCCGCCCTGACCGTGCCACTGGTCGTACTGGCCGGCTTCGCCGTGGTGATCTTCACCGCGGCCGTCGTGGCCACCCGTCGTCGGATCTCGGACTGA
- a CDS encoding EamA family transporter has product MPVRHRLIAIAVAVIWGVNFLAIHASLGSFPPFLLVAIRFTLLAIPTLLLVPRPQVPLRWLIGYGLGFGVIQFTFLYAGMAAGLPTGLASLVLQASGPITLVLGAILLSEKVTAMQWLGIAVAVTGMALVGWSRAQAASLLPFLLVLIGALGWAFGNLSSRLAKPPNPLHLTMWMSVVVPLPMLALSLIFEGPAQIGAALAGSLSMAAVPAWVGLAYTCLIGTVVGSGLWTWLMARHPAGVVAPFSMLVPVVGILTAALVLGEWPNWLELLGGLIVVGGVLIGAVRRPVVVAATEPALPQASGV; this is encoded by the coding sequence ATGCCCGTTCGCCACCGCCTGATCGCCATTGCCGTTGCCGTGATCTGGGGAGTGAACTTCCTGGCTATCCACGCCTCGCTGGGCAGCTTCCCGCCCTTCCTTCTGGTCGCCATCCGGTTCACCTTGTTGGCCATCCCCACCCTGCTGCTGGTCCCCCGACCGCAGGTCCCGCTGCGCTGGCTGATCGGCTACGGCTTGGGCTTCGGGGTGATCCAGTTCACCTTCCTGTATGCCGGAATGGCCGCGGGACTGCCGACCGGGCTGGCATCGCTGGTGTTACAGGCGTCCGGGCCGATCACCCTTGTGCTCGGCGCGATCCTGCTGTCGGAGAAGGTGACCGCCATGCAATGGCTGGGGATCGCGGTGGCGGTGACCGGAATGGCTCTGGTCGGCTGGTCCCGAGCCCAGGCGGCCAGTCTGCTTCCCTTCCTGCTGGTGTTGATCGGGGCGCTGGGCTGGGCGTTCGGCAACCTGTCCTCGCGACTGGCCAAGCCGCCCAACCCCCTGCATCTGACCATGTGGATGTCGGTGGTGGTACCGCTGCCGATGCTCGCGCTGTCGCTGATCTTCGAAGGTCCCGCGCAGATCGGGGCTGCCTTGGCCGGTTCGCTGAGTATGGCCGCGGTGCCGGCCTGGGTGGGACTGGCCTACACCTGCTTGATCGGAACGGTGGTCGGTTCGGGGCTGTGGACCTGGCTGATGGCCCGGCATCCGGCCGGAGTGGTGGCCCCGTTCTCGATGCTGGTGCCGGTGGTCGGCATCCTCACCGCAGCGCTCGTGCTGGGCGAGTGGCCGAACTGGCTGGAGTTGCTGGGTGGACTGATCGTGGTCGGCGGGGTGCTGATCGGCGCCGTTCGGCGTCCGGTGGTGGTGGCCGCCACCGAGCCGGCCCTGCCTCAGGCCTCCGGGGTCTGA
- a CDS encoding ABC transporter ATP-binding protein, whose product MSNEERTERGGLTSRFRREAPTTATESELAISVHGLTKTFGDFTAVDGIDLDVPRGQVFGFLGPNGSGKTTTIRMLTGNLRPKAGRARVLGEDVIRHPDRVQRRIGYMSQKFSLFEDMTVAENLKFYAGVYDLTDEQFARQREYILEMADLNGREHELTRNLSVGWRQRLALGAATIHEPELLFLDEPTSGVDPVARRQFWDLLYELAGRGVTLFVTTHYMDEAAHCNRLAFIYRGRIIASGSPSEIRSTYFDQRILAISTADNEAALSWLEQADGISEAYLAGASLRAVVPATSTLQAAQLQARLATAGLPATVSATEASIEDVFLSLVARQR is encoded by the coding sequence ATGAGCAACGAAGAGCGGACCGAACGCGGCGGGCTGACCTCCCGCTTTCGCCGGGAGGCACCGACCACGGCCACCGAGAGCGAGCTGGCCATCTCGGTGCACGGGCTGACCAAGACCTTCGGTGACTTCACCGCCGTGGACGGGATCGACCTGGACGTCCCGCGCGGCCAGGTGTTCGGCTTCCTCGGCCCGAACGGCTCGGGGAAGACCACCACGATCCGGATGCTGACCGGGAACCTGCGGCCCAAGGCCGGACGGGCGCGCGTGCTCGGCGAGGACGTGATCCGGCACCCGGACCGGGTGCAGCGCCGGATCGGGTACATGAGCCAGAAGTTCTCGCTGTTCGAGGACATGACGGTGGCCGAGAACCTCAAGTTCTACGCCGGGGTCTACGACCTGACCGATGAGCAGTTCGCCCGGCAGCGGGAGTACATCTTGGAGATGGCCGACTTGAACGGACGCGAGCACGAGCTCACCCGGAACCTGTCGGTTGGGTGGCGGCAGCGGCTGGCCTTGGGTGCGGCCACTATCCACGAGCCGGAGTTGCTGTTCCTGGACGAGCCGACCTCCGGGGTCGATCCGGTCGCCCGGCGTCAGTTCTGGGATCTGCTCTACGAGCTGGCCGGACGAGGAGTGACCCTGTTCGTCACCACGCACTACATGGACGAAGCCGCGCACTGCAATCGGCTGGCCTTCATCTACCGGGGGCGCATCATCGCGTCCGGCAGCCCCTCCGAGATCCGCTCGACGTACTTCGACCAGCGGATCCTGGCCATCTCGACCGCGGACAACGAGGCCGCATTGTCCTGGCTGGAGCAGGCCGACGGGATCAGTGAGGCCTATCTGGCCGGCGCCTCGTTGCGGGCGGTGGTGCCGGCCACCTCGACGTTGCAAGCAGCGCAGCTGCAAGCCCGGCTGGCCACGGCCGGCCTTCCGGCAACGGTCAGCGCCACCGAGGCCAGCATCGAGGATGTGTTCTTGAGCCTGGTGGCCCGGCAGCGCTGA